A genomic segment from Bacteroidia bacterium encodes:
- a CDS encoding response regulator transcription factor, which translates to MPSAIIVDDVEKARTTLRRDLEEYCPDVKVLGEAGGVREAMALLKKCDPDIVFLDIQMQDGDGFDVLEQTSEKNFKVIFTTASDAHAIKAFKFSAVDYLLKPVDPEELQKAVRKVKDQGNKSDSSMQLLAEALKNIKKKHTRIAIHTSEKVHMLELDDIIRIEADGNYSRFFLTGGKSHLVTKTLKEYDDLLSDSGFFRVHQSHLVNTRHIKEFIKADGGYLLMTDKSHVSVSTRKKAEVMEMLEQL; encoded by the coding sequence ATGCCTTCCGCCATTATTGTTGACGATGTAGAAAAAGCCCGCACCACCCTCCGCAGAGATCTTGAGGAGTATTGCCCTGATGTGAAGGTACTCGGGGAAGCAGGTGGAGTGAGGGAGGCAATGGCCTTACTGAAAAAATGTGATCCCGATATCGTTTTCCTTGACATTCAAATGCAGGACGGTGACGGATTTGATGTCTTGGAACAAACTTCAGAGAAGAATTTCAAAGTGATTTTTACAACTGCCTCTGATGCCCACGCCATCAAGGCATTTAAATTTTCCGCCGTGGATTACCTGCTAAAGCCGGTAGATCCGGAAGAACTTCAGAAAGCGGTCAGAAAAGTAAAAGACCAGGGGAACAAATCAGACAGTTCAATGCAGTTACTGGCAGAAGCATTAAAGAATATTAAGAAGAAACATACCCGGATCGCCATTCATACATCTGAAAAGGTACACATGCTGGAACTGGATGACATCATCCGGATAGAAGCGGACGGTAATTACAGCCGCTTTTTTTTGACGGGTGGGAAATCGCACCTGGTAACAAAAACACTAAAAGAATACGATGACTTACTGTCCGACAGCGGATTTTTCAGAGTGCACCAAAGCCATCTCGTTAACACCAGACACATCAAAGAATTTATTAAAGCGGACGGCGGCTATCTGTTAATGACTGATAAAAGCCATGTTTCCGTCTCCACGCGTAAAAAAGCGGAGGTGATGGAAATGCTCGAGCAGCTGTAA
- a CDS encoding histidine kinase gives MRISQLIYILLLFSSLQLTAQQYNFSRLSLEDGLAQSQVWTMLHDRRGQVWMGTRGGGISVYNGMGFKTYTRNDGLPNNHIWSIAEDSEGNIWAGTDEGLVRFNGLYFEKINPTAADLIKEIQSLAFDAGGTLWIGTVNSLVLFNGTSFRVIRDENGKDLKNVSSILHTEEGAHWVGTSDGLYECSNTGVKKRYGKKEGLLDSQIQSLCADAKGNIWIGTYGGGVYIFNGKRIYRPEDAHGLRSRIVHHLFFDSKKTVWISTQEDGLFRFNPADSSILHLTQKDGLSVDHVRVTSEDRWGNYWIGTSGGGVNKYSGQKFIRYDQGNGLPDKFTGSVLMDSEGRVWTGAGSKGICVLDSGLFRNFSSQNSFKDVKVRSILEGPGKHIWLGTEGNGIFIHDSGTFIPVRELNGKFIKDMLMDDSSRVWVATAGGGIFILTTDSTHMMVEEFQTITTRKGLPTNRINALHLDRKGRIWFATDQHGAGYIRNDSVSLIYDRSNGLSYDEINCISEDKYGNIWLGTSEKGINIVPEDGNTDGIDTIDLNDGLTGSNVYFLVPDTSGNMYVGAGRGVDYLIMSPSGKITSIRHLKFGEGPSGVEASLNAAILDTKQNLWFGTGTGLICYFPNSSIKNTVAPVLAVTGIQIFYKPVMETRFAGRLGSWFTPGLHLILNPDENHVGFEFFAVNMPAPEAVMYSWILEGMEKKWSPYTHNRNVTYSNLPPGDYTFRLKAVNEEGIESEELQSISFTVLPPFWRTWWFIALITGSGAGVIALVFYLRLSVVKRRSELLRKQLEMEKNTLELEQKALRLQMNPHFIFNALNSIQSLISQKDEKTARLYLAKFSKLMRMILDNSRQSSISLLTEIQTLEHYLSIEKFCSDDKFEYSIRCDEHIPKDEIYIPPMLLQPFVENAVIHGIRYLDRPGKITITFSLDGPILECRISDNGVGRTKAIEIRSQQAEHHKSTALIVTQERLDLLNQNSGVQSLEINDLTENGKPTGTCIVIRIKQ, from the coding sequence ATGCGGATCTCGCAACTCATATACATCCTACTGCTGTTCAGTAGTTTACAACTCACGGCACAGCAGTACAATTTTTCACGTTTATCCCTGGAGGATGGGTTGGCGCAAAGCCAGGTTTGGACGATGCTGCATGACCGGCGCGGTCAGGTATGGATGGGCACACGGGGAGGCGGAATTTCCGTGTATAACGGAATGGGTTTTAAAACATACACCCGCAACGACGGACTTCCCAACAACCATATCTGGAGCATTGCAGAGGACAGTGAAGGCAATATATGGGCAGGTACGGATGAAGGGCTGGTACGTTTCAATGGACTCTATTTCGAGAAAATAAATCCGACCGCCGCAGATCTTATCAAAGAGATCCAGTCACTGGCATTTGATGCCGGCGGAACACTCTGGATCGGTACCGTGAATTCCCTGGTTCTGTTCAACGGGACCAGCTTCCGCGTGATCCGGGATGAAAACGGGAAGGATTTGAAAAATGTTTCCAGTATCCTTCACACAGAAGAAGGCGCGCACTGGGTGGGAACATCGGACGGTTTGTACGAATGCAGCAACACCGGTGTAAAAAAAAGGTACGGTAAAAAAGAAGGACTCCTGGATTCACAGATCCAATCGCTCTGCGCAGATGCGAAGGGAAATATATGGATAGGAACCTACGGCGGGGGGGTGTACATTTTCAATGGTAAACGCATTTATCGACCTGAAGACGCGCATGGGCTGCGTTCCAGGATCGTGCATCATCTTTTCTTTGATTCAAAAAAAACGGTTTGGATATCCACCCAGGAAGACGGTCTATTTCGGTTCAACCCTGCTGACAGCAGCATTTTGCATCTGACACAGAAGGATGGACTGAGCGTTGATCACGTGAGGGTTACCAGTGAAGACCGATGGGGAAATTACTGGATAGGAACCTCGGGCGGCGGGGTGAATAAATACAGTGGTCAGAAATTCATCCGATACGACCAGGGAAACGGGTTACCTGACAAATTCACAGGATCCGTACTGATGGATTCCGAAGGACGGGTATGGACCGGTGCAGGAAGTAAAGGCATTTGCGTTCTGGACAGCGGCCTATTCAGAAATTTTTCCTCTCAGAATTCCTTCAAAGATGTGAAAGTTCGTTCCATTCTGGAGGGACCCGGTAAGCATATTTGGTTAGGAACGGAGGGGAATGGCATTTTCATTCACGATTCAGGCACATTTATTCCCGTGCGGGAGCTCAATGGCAAGTTCATCAAAGACATGCTGATGGACGACAGTTCCCGCGTGTGGGTAGCTACAGCCGGGGGTGGGATATTTATCCTAACCACAGACTCTACCCATATGATGGTGGAAGAATTTCAGACAATTACCACACGAAAGGGGCTTCCAACTAACCGGATCAATGCTCTGCACCTCGACCGCAAAGGAAGGATTTGGTTTGCCACGGACCAGCACGGTGCCGGTTATATCCGTAACGATTCGGTATCGCTTATTTACGACCGTAGCAATGGATTATCGTATGACGAAATTAATTGCATTTCAGAAGACAAATACGGGAACATCTGGCTGGGAACATCTGAGAAAGGTATCAATATCGTACCGGAGGATGGGAATACGGACGGCATAGATACTATTGACCTGAATGACGGACTGACAGGATCCAATGTGTATTTTCTGGTGCCGGACACCAGCGGCAATATGTACGTTGGCGCCGGCCGCGGGGTAGATTATCTCATCATGTCCCCTTCCGGAAAGATCACTTCGATCCGTCATTTAAAATTCGGCGAAGGACCCTCCGGAGTTGAAGCTTCGCTCAATGCTGCAATCCTGGACACGAAACAGAATCTGTGGTTCGGCACAGGAACCGGCCTTATATGTTATTTTCCAAACAGTAGCATAAAGAATACGGTTGCGCCTGTTCTGGCTGTCACAGGAATTCAGATTTTTTATAAGCCCGTGATGGAGACCCGTTTCGCCGGCCGCCTGGGAAGCTGGTTTACTCCAGGCCTCCATTTGATTTTAAATCCCGATGAGAATCATGTAGGATTTGAATTCTTCGCCGTGAATATGCCTGCACCGGAGGCGGTAATGTATTCCTGGATTCTGGAAGGCATGGAAAAAAAATGGTCGCCGTACACACATAACCGGAACGTTACCTATTCTAACCTTCCTCCCGGCGACTACACATTCCGCCTGAAAGCGGTGAACGAAGAAGGTATTGAATCGGAGGAATTACAAAGTATTTCATTCACAGTGCTTCCCCCGTTTTGGAGAACCTGGTGGTTCATTGCACTGATCACCGGATCAGGAGCAGGCGTTATTGCGCTGGTATTTTACCTGCGGCTGTCTGTAGTAAAACGCCGCTCGGAATTATTGAGAAAGCAGCTGGAAATGGAAAAGAACACGCTGGAATTGGAGCAGAAAGCGTTGCGTTTGCAGATGAATCCACATTTCATCTTTAATGCTCTGAACTCGATTCAGTCTTTGATTTCGCAAAAGGACGAAAAGACGGCACGACTCTATCTGGCAAAATTCTCCAAACTGATGCGAATGATTCTGGATAATTCCAGGCAGAGCAGTATTTCGTTGCTGACTGAAATACAGACTTTAGAGCATTACCTGTCCATTGAAAAATTCTGTTCAGACGACAAATTCGAATATTCGATCCGTTGCGACGAACACATTCCGAAGGACGAGATTTATATTCCACCGATGTTACTTCAGCCGTTCGTGGAAAATGCGGTGATTCACGGAATTCGTTATCTGGACCGGCCGGGTAAAATTACGATCACCTTTTCGCTGGACGGTCCGATTCTTGAATGCCGCATCAGCGACAATGGAGTAGGCAGAACAAAAGCCATAGAGATTCGTTCGCAGCAGGCCGAGCATCATAAATCAACCGCGCTTATTGTAACACAGGAGCGCCTCGATTTACTGAATCAAAATTCCGGCGTCCAATCACTGGAGATCAATGATCTCACCGAAAACGGAAAACCTACAGGCACCTGCATCGTCATTCGTATTAAACAATAA
- a CDS encoding TatD family hydrolase: MIIDTHTHLYLPEFDADRDLIIRRAMEAGVNRFYMPNIDGDSIPALFMLADQYPESCFPMMGLHPCSVANRYAEDLKVVEYWLGKRKFSAVGEIGIDLYWDKTYYEQQKDAFRHQLRLARRYSLPVVIHTRNSFEETYQVIREERWDGMRGIFHCFSGSADQARRVLELGCFMLGIGGVITFRNSGLDKLIGEVGVASVVLETDAPYLAPVPHRGKRNEPAFLTHVVARLSEITGKTAAEVTTLTSENALKIFGK; this comes from the coding sequence ATGATAATAGATACGCATACCCACCTTTACTTGCCGGAATTTGATGCCGACCGCGACCTGATCATCCGGCGTGCCATGGAGGCGGGGGTCAATCGGTTCTACATGCCCAATATTGATGGGGATTCGATACCTGCACTCTTCATGCTGGCAGACCAATACCCGGAAAGTTGTTTTCCCATGATGGGACTGCATCCCTGTTCCGTTGCCAACCGGTATGCAGAGGATCTGAAGGTAGTAGAGTACTGGTTGGGAAAAAGAAAGTTCAGCGCGGTTGGAGAGATCGGCATTGACCTTTACTGGGATAAGACGTATTACGAGCAGCAAAAGGACGCGTTCCGGCATCAGTTGAGGCTGGCAAGAAGGTATTCACTGCCGGTGGTTATACATACCCGCAATTCGTTTGAAGAAACTTATCAGGTAATCCGGGAGGAACGCTGGGATGGTATGAGGGGAATATTTCATTGCTTTTCCGGCAGTGCGGACCAGGCAAGGCGGGTGCTGGAACTGGGATGCTTTATGCTCGGAATCGGAGGTGTGATTACCTTCAGGAACTCCGGACTGGATAAGCTGATAGGGGAGGTGGGCGTAGCATCCGTGGTGCTGGAAACGGATGCGCCGTATCTTGCACCAGTGCCCCACCGCGGTAAACGCAACGAGCCGGCCTTTTTAACCCATGTTGTTGCAAGACTTTCGGAGATCACAGGGAAAACTGCGGCGGAGGTGACGACCCTGACATCTGAAAATGCGCTGAAAATATTTGGGAAATAA
- a CDS encoding carboxy terminal-processing peptidase, with protein sequence MFKTRTTRVTAAISALFLFSAAYIFNGSEVRDQVMLNLVTSSLNSVHYSPKNYSDDFSEKLFDMYLERLDYSKKFLLQEDVHQLKKYRLLLDDELKAGTVNFFDQSHTLMQNRVKQSEVYYKEALEKPFSFNGDDAIETDPKKLLYPETTAQMKAAWYTAMKYQVMLRLAQMIEDEEKKDSTKKFDLNSPRFAELEKEAREKVGKTNADYFSRLMKINRYDRYYIYLNCIANLYDPHTEFFPPKDKKNFDIQMSGQLEGIGAQLNERDGAIKVASIVPGSPSWKQGQLKAGDIITKVAQGANEPVDITAMRLDDAIELIRGKKGTEVRLTVKKPDGSILVIPIIRDVVVLEETYARSAVIEQGNKKIGFIHLPGFYADFTKANGRNCSKDMKLELEKLSKDKVDGIVIDLRNNGGGSLQDVIRIMGYLIPKGPVVQVMQRDKKIPQVYGDDDPNVIYSGPLAIMVNENSASASEILAAAVQDYGRGVIIGSKSTFGKGTVQQFVNLDEYLLPQFDSIAPVGAVKLTIQKFYRVNGGSTQLKGVEPDIVLPDVYKYITDGEKDMEYPLSWDEVRKADYSRWNASPNIQQLRTKSDARVKDEPRFRLIGEWAEQLKKERDITRYSLNLAQYLKERKMEKEQNKKYDKITEEKEMKISYASADRLLIESDSTKNDRHKEWHKSLKKDVYVWETLNVLGDWK encoded by the coding sequence ATGTTTAAGACAAGAACCACCCGGGTTACGGCAGCCATATCTGCCCTATTTCTTTTTTCCGCCGCGTATATTTTCAACGGTTCGGAGGTTCGTGATCAGGTGATGCTGAACCTGGTGACCAGCAGTTTGAACTCGGTTCATTACTCCCCGAAGAATTATTCGGATGATTTTTCAGAGAAGCTGTTCGACATGTATCTGGAGCGGTTGGATTACAGTAAGAAATTTCTGTTGCAGGAAGATGTGCATCAATTGAAAAAGTACCGGCTGTTACTGGACGATGAACTGAAAGCAGGCACCGTAAATTTTTTTGATCAATCACATACGCTCATGCAAAATCGCGTGAAGCAGTCGGAAGTGTATTATAAAGAGGCGTTGGAAAAGCCGTTTTCCTTTAACGGGGATGACGCGATTGAAACAGATCCCAAAAAACTACTCTATCCGGAAACCACCGCACAAATGAAAGCCGCCTGGTACACGGCCATGAAGTACCAGGTGATGCTGCGCCTGGCGCAAATGATTGAAGACGAAGAAAAAAAAGACAGCACAAAAAAGTTTGATCTTAATTCGCCTCGTTTTGCGGAGCTTGAGAAAGAAGCACGGGAGAAGGTAGGAAAAACCAATGCCGATTACTTTTCCCGTCTGATGAAGATTAACCGGTACGACCGGTATTATATTTACCTCAACTGTATCGCCAATCTTTATGATCCACATACAGAGTTTTTCCCGCCCAAGGACAAGAAGAATTTTGACATCCAGATGAGCGGACAGCTGGAAGGGATCGGCGCCCAGCTAAATGAGCGTGACGGGGCAATTAAGGTTGCCAGTATTGTGCCGGGAAGTCCTTCCTGGAAACAGGGACAACTGAAGGCGGGTGATATTATAACCAAAGTGGCACAGGGCGCGAACGAGCCGGTAGATATAACGGCGATGCGGCTGGATGACGCGATTGAACTGATCCGCGGAAAAAAAGGAACGGAAGTGCGGCTCACGGTTAAAAAACCTGATGGCAGTATTCTCGTGATTCCCATTATCCGTGATGTTGTAGTACTCGAGGAAACCTATGCCCGGTCTGCAGTGATCGAACAAGGAAATAAAAAAATTGGTTTTATACACCTGCCCGGTTTCTACGCCGATTTCACCAAGGCGAACGGACGCAACTGCTCGAAGGATATGAAATTGGAACTGGAAAAACTGAGCAAAGACAAAGTAGACGGGATTGTGATTGACCTTCGAAATAACGGCGGAGGTTCATTGCAGGATGTGATCCGCATTATGGGATACCTGATTCCTAAAGGACCGGTAGTGCAGGTGATGCAGAGAGATAAAAAGATTCCCCAGGTATACGGCGATGATGATCCGAATGTAATCTACAGCGGTCCGCTGGCCATTATGGTAAACGAGAATTCTGCCTCCGCCTCAGAGATTCTGGCGGCAGCCGTGCAGGATTATGGAAGGGGAGTGATCATCGGAAGCAAGAGTACGTTCGGCAAAGGAACTGTACAGCAATTTGTGAATCTGGATGAATATCTTCTTCCGCAGTTCGACAGTATAGCGCCTGTTGGTGCGGTGAAACTGACGATACAGAAATTCTACCGTGTAAACGGCGGCAGCACACAGCTGAAGGGGGTTGAACCCGACATTGTATTACCGGATGTTTATAAGTACATCACCGACGGAGAAAAAGACATGGAATATCCATTGTCATGGGACGAAGTACGAAAGGCAGACTACTCCCGATGGAATGCTTCCCCGAACATACAGCAACTCCGTACGAAAAGTGATGCGCGGGTAAAAGATGAACCCCGTTTCCGGCTCATCGGAGAGTGGGCTGAACAGCTCAAAAAAGAAAGGGATATAACCAGGTACTCGCTTAACCTTGCGCAGTATCTGAAGGAGCGCAAAATGGAAAAGGAGCAGAACAAGAAATACGATAAGATCACGGAAGAAAAAGAAATGAAGATTTCCTATGCGTCGGCCGACCGCTTACTCATTGAGAGCGATTCAACGAAGAACGACCGGCACAAGGAGTGGCATAAAAGTCTTAAAAAGGATGTATACGTATGGGAAACGCTGAACGTGCTGGGAGATTGGAAGTAG
- a CDS encoding SBBP repeat-containing protein: MKRILPLVLSVCISMTCASQVSILWSQTYTSTGNNIDRSVEMVMDGSGNVYVTGIGRGTSNFDIVTIKYNSAGVQQWISTFNGSGNGLDEGRGIALDAAGNVYVVGWSYATNYDYVTIKYNGATGGQVWARYFNGTANSTDDPYDIQVDAGANVYVTGGTNSTGTGEDYGTVKYDSAGTQQWIRLYSFTGANIDKARAMYIDNTNNIYVTGLSTGSGSGLDYATLKYDAAGTALWGTPHRYNGTGNNDDEATALTVDNLTGNVYITGYSRNTVIIDYDIATIMVNSSGTQQWAMRYGGTAAELDRGNDIVVDAAGNCYVGGKAKNSTTNEDLVVLKYDNAGALQWNTVYSGFSNYFDEAKSLVLNPAGTFLYVGGATNFGTTLNDLYTLKLQTGNGSVVWGTRFNGAGNGADLNFDIAIDAQENVYVTGQTTGTGSGSDFITIKYCQLLASAGADDSICLNASVQLNASAPGATAYSWSPASGLSNTTIANPIANPTVTTTYVVTITNANGCTDSDTLTITVFPLPGPSITPNGPTTFCAGGSVTLSGPANFNYLWAPGGQTTQSINVTSSNTYTLTITDTNTCAAQSTQMVTVNPLPSVFAGLDDSICLSQNAPLNATGAQSYLWSPSGTLSNPSIANPVAGPVTNTTYTVVGTDGNGCTNLDSVSITVNANPPVPTVSYNSITGILTCNQAGYYYQWYSLYPSVLIPGATQQTYMPVQNDTFYVEIIDNLGCFTSSDTSIVINVGITEYGDPFSAGLYPNPNNGSFIMHFSTGMAQQMNVQITDVSGRALWSRSLGNVSGEMRETISVAEFACGMYLLRLQGESGETVLRFSIQR; encoded by the coding sequence ATGAAGAGGATTCTACCCCTTGTTCTTAGTGTCTGTATTTCAATGACTTGCGCATCGCAGGTGAGTATACTGTGGAGCCAGACCTACACCTCCACAGGCAATAATATTGACCGTTCTGTAGAAATGGTGATGGACGGCAGCGGAAATGTGTATGTGACAGGGATTGGGAGGGGCACCAGCAACTTCGATATTGTGACCATAAAGTACAATTCCGCAGGTGTTCAGCAGTGGATTTCCACGTTTAATGGATCCGGGAACGGACTCGACGAGGGAAGAGGTATTGCACTGGATGCGGCGGGTAACGTGTATGTGGTGGGATGGAGCTACGCAACCAATTATGATTATGTGACTATTAAATATAACGGTGCTACAGGCGGACAGGTTTGGGCCAGGTATTTTAACGGAACGGCGAATTCCACGGATGATCCCTATGATATACAGGTAGATGCCGGCGCGAATGTGTATGTGACCGGCGGAACGAATTCAACCGGTACGGGTGAAGATTATGGTACGGTGAAATACGATTCGGCGGGAACCCAGCAATGGATTCGTCTTTACTCCTTTACAGGAGCCAATATCGACAAAGCCCGCGCCATGTATATAGATAACACCAACAATATATACGTAACCGGACTCAGTACAGGATCCGGATCAGGTCTGGATTACGCCACCCTGAAATACGATGCTGCAGGAACCGCTTTGTGGGGCACTCCTCACCGCTATAATGGTACAGGTAACAATGATGATGAGGCAACCGCTCTTACTGTTGATAACCTCACCGGTAACGTTTACATCACAGGTTACAGCCGCAACACGGTGATTATTGATTATGACATAGCCACCATTATGGTGAACAGTTCAGGCACCCAACAGTGGGCCATGCGCTACGGAGGAACAGCTGCAGAGCTGGACCGTGGGAACGACATTGTAGTGGATGCTGCCGGCAATTGTTATGTGGGGGGAAAAGCAAAGAACAGCACGACCAACGAGGACCTCGTAGTGCTGAAGTATGACAACGCAGGTGCATTGCAATGGAATACGGTTTACAGCGGATTTTCCAATTATTTTGACGAGGCAAAATCACTGGTGCTGAATCCTGCCGGTACTTTCCTCTATGTGGGAGGTGCCACCAATTTCGGAACCACCCTGAATGATTTGTATACCCTTAAGCTGCAAACCGGAAACGGCTCTGTTGTATGGGGAACGCGTTTCAATGGCGCCGGAAACGGGGCCGATCTTAATTTTGATATTGCCATTGATGCCCAGGAAAACGTATACGTTACGGGCCAGACTACCGGCACCGGAAGCGGCAGCGATTTCATCACTATAAAGTATTGCCAGCTGCTGGCATCGGCCGGAGCCGATGATTCCATTTGTCTTAATGCTTCCGTTCAACTGAATGCATCTGCTCCGGGAGCCACAGCATATAGCTGGAGTCCGGCATCCGGATTGAGTAATACCACTATTGCCAATCCGATCGCAAATCCTACCGTTACCACCACCTATGTGGTTACCATAACCAATGCCAACGGCTGCACTGATTCCGACACACTCACCATTACCGTTTTTCCGTTGCCCGGACCAAGTATTACCCCCAACGGCCCCACAACGTTTTGTGCCGGCGGAAGTGTAACACTCAGTGGCCCTGCGAATTTCAATTACCTCTGGGCGCCCGGAGGTCAAACCACACAGTCTATAAACGTTACCTCATCAAACACCTATACACTTACCATTACGGATACCAATACCTGTGCGGCTCAAAGCACACAAATGGTTACCGTAAATCCGCTGCCGAGTGTGTTTGCGGGTCTGGATGATTCAATCTGCCTTTCTCAGAATGCTCCCCTGAATGCCACCGGGGCACAATCTTATTTGTGGAGTCCTTCCGGAACATTGAGCAATCCCAGCATCGCCAATCCGGTAGCAGGTCCCGTGACCAATACAACGTACACCGTAGTAGGAACCGATGGCAACGGATGTACTAATCTTGATTCCGTAAGCATTACTGTGAATGCGAATCCACCTGTTCCAACTGTTTCGTATAATTCTATTACCGGAATTCTCACGTGTAATCAGGCCGGCTACTATTACCAGTGGTATTCGTTGTACCCATCCGTTCTTATTCCCGGTGCAACACAGCAGACGTATATGCCCGTGCAAAATGACACGTTTTACGTTGAGATCATTGATAACCTGGGATGTTTTACATCTTCGGATACCAGCATAGTGATCAATGTGGGAATAACCGAATATGGCGACCCATTTTCCGCGGGACTTTATCCGAATCCCAATAACGGAAGTTTCATTATGCACTTTAGCACGGGAATGGCCCAGCAGATGAATGTTCAGATCACGGATGTTTCCGGCCGCGCACTGTGGAGCCGGTCGCTGGGAAATGTATCGGGTGAAATGAGGGAGACGATTTCAGTAGCGGAGTTTGCCTGCGGCATGTATCTGTTAAGGCTGCAGGGCGAGAGTGGAGAAACCGTCTTACGGTTCAGTATTCAACGCTAA
- a CDS encoding type I asparaginase, producing the protein MARPPRVLLIYTGGTIGMMQDQRTGQLRPFNFARLSEQVPELKKTGVQLESYAFKHPLDSSDMSPAVWVEMAEVIRKNYSRFDGFVILHGSDTMSFSASALSFMLEGLAKPVIFTGSQLPIGILRTDGKENLVTAIEIAGAGTKGKPGIREVCIYFEYKLFRGNRTHKYNAEQFNAFQSPNYPELAEAGVHLKFNTAALLKKPKGKLRVHTRMDPSVAILKVFPGIGPALVKSVLQTPGMRAVILETFGSGNASTQKWFLDALEAAIKGGLIVLNITQCNAGSVVQGKYATSAGLKKIGVTSGGDMTTEAALTKLMFLLGKEKEPRKVVRLLRQNLRGELTP; encoded by the coding sequence ATGGCCAGACCTCCCAGAGTTTTACTCATTTATACCGGCGGAACCATTGGCATGATGCAGGACCAGCGAACCGGTCAGCTGCGTCCTTTTAATTTTGCACGGCTCAGCGAACAAGTGCCTGAGCTGAAAAAAACCGGAGTGCAGTTGGAGAGTTATGCATTCAAGCATCCGCTGGACTCCTCCGATATGTCACCCGCGGTATGGGTTGAAATGGCTGAGGTAATAAGAAAAAATTATTCCCGGTTCGATGGTTTTGTAATCCTGCACGGATCAGATACGATGTCGTTCTCCGCTTCAGCGCTGAGTTTTATGCTTGAAGGACTGGCCAAACCGGTCATCTTCACGGGTTCGCAGTTGCCCATTGGTATTCTGCGTACAGACGGAAAGGAGAACCTCGTTACCGCCATAGAGATCGCAGGGGCCGGAACAAAAGGCAAACCGGGTATTCGTGAAGTATGCATTTATTTTGAGTATAAATTATTCCGTGGTAACCGTACGCACAAGTACAATGCGGAGCAGTTTAACGCTTTTCAGTCGCCGAACTATCCTGAACTCGCGGAAGCGGGCGTACATCTTAAATTCAACACCGCCGCTTTGCTTAAGAAGCCGAAAGGAAAACTCAGGGTGCATACACGCATGGATCCTTCAGTGGCCATACTGAAGGTGTTTCCGGGCATTGGTCCTGCACTGGTGAAGTCCGTTCTTCAGACGCCGGGTATGAGGGCCGTGATCCTCGAAACGTTCGGTTCCGGAAACGCCAGCACGCAAAAATGGTTTCTCGATGCATTGGAGGCCGCAATCAAAGGGGGTCTTATTGTACTTAATATTACTCAGTGCAATGCCGGGAGCGTGGTTCAGGGAAAATATGCCACTTCGGCCGGGCTGAAAAAGATCGGAGTTACGAGTGGCGGGGATATGACCACAGAAGCCGCACTTACAAAGCTGATGTTCCTGCTAGGAAAAGAAAAGGAGCCGCGCAAAGTTGTTCGCTTGCTCAGGCAGAACCTCCGTGGTGAACTCACGCCCTGA